In Triticum aestivum cultivar Chinese Spring chromosome 5B, IWGSC CS RefSeq v2.1, whole genome shotgun sequence, the following proteins share a genomic window:
- the LOC123115775 gene encoding uncharacterized protein has translation MAPRGRPPKHVCNKCYKNFPSGRALGGHMSLHWRKVKQPKGTPSPPATVVDLNVSLLSPSDEETLLRFSGTQCQLCSKVFSACDSLRKHMREHREKNVLSKPVEEAAGLMEARAIAGGGCNVLLSPVKRKRSKRGTPPLKFNEMDAAASLLLLSEHSSKISAYEDCYTEVMDSLPPNVSKDVKLNAFDHQLVRSAEFKKPKGCKCSAYDICYGQCVKDNNLIPNVAKEKTSIPNIAKNSACEDCFGECEKDSSLIPNVELKERSLIANVPEKDNTLISIVLEEVELNVLDHVLAGDAELRKKQITDNSVEMKCADFSAAVNVKRHRCNACGKSFGSGSALGGHMRWHLPRSNDRHHGFAESPDSVVMKEQKQKLELGTKFLDLRLPGLTDITIFSGLKSEPEPWRVASSVH, from the coding sequence ATGGCACCACGAGGAAGACCTCCGAAGCATGTGTGCAACAAGTGCTATAAGAACTTTCCTTCAGGGAGGGCTCTTGGAGGCCACATGTCACTCCACTGGCGCAAAGTGAAGCAGCCAAAGGGAACACCAAGCCCTCCTGCCACTGTTGTCGACTTGAATGTGTCGCTGCTGAGTCCAAGTGATGAGGAGACTTTGCTGCGGTTCTCAGGAACACAATGCCAGCTGTGCTCAAAGGTGTTCTCTGCCTGCGATTCTCTGAGGAAGCACATGAGAGAGCACAGGGAGAAGAACGTCTTGAGTAAGCCCGTCGAAGAAGCAGCTGGGCTGATGGAAGCTCGGGCCATTGCTGGTGGTGGCTGCAATGTCCTGTTATCCCCTGTGAAGCGCAAGCGGTCAAAGAGGGGGACACCACCACTCAAGTTTAATGAGATGGATGCTGCAGCCTCTCTCCTGCTGCTTTCAGAGCATTCTAGCAAGATTTCAGCTTATGAAGATTGCTATACAGAAGTTATGGACAGTTTGCCCCCCAATGTGTCAAAGGATGTGAAGCTGAATGCTTTTGATCATCAACTGGTTCGATCTGCTGAGTTCAAGAAGCCGAAAGGTTGCAAGTGTTCAGCTTATGATATTTGCTATGGGCAATGTGTTAAGGACAACAACTTGATCCCCAATGTTGCCAAGGAAAAAACTTCGATCCCTAATATTGCCAAGAATTCAGCTTGTGAGGATTGCTTTGGAGAATGTGAGAAGGACAGCAGCTTGATCCCCAATGTTGAGCTGAAGGAAAGAAGTTTGATCGCCAATGTTCCTGAGAAGGACAACACTTTGATCTCCATTGTTCTTGAGGAGGTAGAGCTGAATGTGCTTGATCATGTGCTGGCTGGAGATGCTGAGCTTAGGAAGAAGCAAATAACTGACAATTCAGTTGAGATGAAGTGTGCTGATTTTTCAGCTGCagtgaatgtcaagaggcaccgGTGTAATGCCTGTGGGAAGTCATTTGGGTCAGGGTCAGCGTTGGGAGGCCACATGAGGTGGCACCTTCCTAGATCCAATGATCGCCATCATGGGTTCGCCGAAAGCCCTGATTCTGTTGTGATGAAAGAGCAAAAGCAGAAGCTTGAATTGGGCACCAAGTTTCTTGATCTCCGACTTCCAGGTCTCACGGACATCACTATTTTCTCGGGCTTGAAATCTGAACCTGAGCCGTGGCGTGTTGCAAGCAGTGTTCACTGA